A DNA window from Massilia putida contains the following coding sequences:
- the dprA gene encoding DNA-processing protein DprA, whose translation MPARSSSLAAWLRLERAAGIGPRTAVTLLDAFGSPDAVFGADFPALAAHVSPAQAHALLQPPPEATRRLLDATLDWLDQPGHHVLALGEPGYPELLARIPDPPLLLYIRGHAQLLAGPCLAIVGSRNASVQGRANAQAFAEALSGAGLCIVSGLALGIDAAAHEGALRRCGGTVAVVGTGPDLVYPARNRALCERIAHAGCVVSEYPVGTPPVPGNFPKRNRIISGLSAGVLVVEAAAQSGSLITARQAAEQGRDVFAIPGSIHAALAKGCHMLIREGAKLVDTARDVLEALALSPLLALQAARLSTPDISLTDIKIDNSAESGSGMQAESALLDALGHDPVEPDALLARLGWSIGEMSACLLVLEMAGRVERLPGGLVQRVFKR comes from the coding sequence GTGCCTGCACGATCCTCCTCCCTGGCAGCCTGGCTCCGCCTGGAGCGTGCCGCCGGCATCGGTCCGCGCACGGCCGTCACGCTGCTGGACGCCTTCGGCAGCCCGGACGCCGTGTTCGGCGCCGACTTCCCCGCGCTCGCTGCCCACGTGAGCCCGGCCCAGGCGCACGCGCTGCTGCAACCGCCTCCCGAGGCCACGCGCCGCCTGCTCGACGCCACGCTCGACTGGCTCGACCAGCCCGGCCACCACGTCCTCGCGCTGGGCGAGCCCGGCTATCCCGAACTGCTGGCCCGGATCCCCGACCCGCCGTTGCTTCTTTATATTAGAGGGCATGCGCAGCTGCTGGCCGGACCGTGTCTCGCCATCGTCGGCAGCCGCAATGCCAGCGTGCAGGGCAGGGCGAACGCGCAGGCGTTCGCGGAGGCGTTGTCCGGAGCCGGGCTGTGCATCGTGTCCGGCCTCGCGCTCGGCATCGACGCCGCCGCGCACGAGGGCGCGCTGCGCCGCTGCGGCGGGACCGTCGCCGTCGTCGGCACCGGCCCCGACCTGGTCTATCCCGCCCGCAACCGCGCCCTGTGCGAACGCATCGCCCATGCGGGCTGCGTCGTCAGCGAATACCCCGTCGGCACGCCGCCCGTTCCCGGCAATTTTCCCAAGCGCAACCGGATCATCAGCGGTCTGTCGGCCGGCGTGCTCGTCGTCGAGGCGGCCGCGCAGTCGGGCTCGCTGATCACGGCGCGCCAGGCGGCCGAGCAGGGACGTGACGTGTTCGCGATTCCGGGCTCGATCCATGCGGCGCTGGCCAAGGGCTGCCACATGCTGATCCGCGAGGGCGCCAAGCTCGTCGACACGGCGCGCGACGTGCTGGAAGCGCTCGCGCTGTCGCCGTTGCTGGCGCTGCAGGCGGCCCGGTTATCCACGCCAGATATTTCGTTAACAGATATCAAGATCGATAACAGCGCGGAAAGCGGTTCCGGCATGCAGGCCGAATCGGCGCTGCTGGACGCCCTCGGCCACGACCCCGTCGAACCGGATGCGCTGCTCGCCCGGCTCGGCTGGTCCATAGGAGAAATGTCTGCATGCCTGCTCGTGTTGGAAATGGCGGGACGTGTCGAACGGCTGCCGGGCGGCCTCGTGCAGCGCGTATTTAAGCGATAA